From the Microbacterium sp. W4I4 genome, one window contains:
- a CDS encoding adenosine deaminase gives MSIDQNGDKKVQGVSLRALPKVSLHDHLDGALRPETILELAGAAGIDAPATDAEGLRRWFARQCGTGSLPEYLATFDLIVAVTQTEAALTRIAREYVADLVADGVIYGEVRWAPEQHTVGGLSPDRAIAAVQRGLEEGEDDAEAAGRSIRVSQIVSALRQSDRSLEIARLAVANRERGVVGFDIAGPEDGFPASAHREAFDYLASEFFPVTVHAGEAAGPASIRSALLDGRALRLGHGVRIAEDLQIIEREGDEVQVQFGDLARWVRDREIPLELAPSSNLQTGAIAQWGEEMADHPFDLLHQLGFAVTVNADNRTMSETSLTRELALLVDAFDYDLEDLETFQFNAASAAFLPVEEREELVEMIAEGFEH, from the coding sequence ATGAGCATCGACCAGAACGGCGACAAGAAGGTGCAGGGCGTCTCCCTGCGCGCACTGCCGAAGGTCTCGCTGCACGACCACCTCGACGGCGCCCTGCGCCCGGAGACGATCCTCGAGCTCGCCGGCGCTGCCGGGATCGACGCTCCGGCGACGGATGCCGAGGGGTTGCGCCGCTGGTTCGCCCGGCAGTGCGGCACCGGATCGCTGCCCGAATACCTCGCCACGTTCGATCTGATCGTCGCGGTCACGCAGACCGAGGCGGCCCTCACCCGCATCGCCCGCGAATACGTCGCCGATCTGGTGGCCGATGGCGTGATCTACGGAGAGGTGCGCTGGGCTCCCGAGCAGCACACGGTCGGCGGGCTGAGCCCGGACCGGGCCATCGCCGCCGTGCAGCGCGGGCTGGAGGAGGGCGAGGACGACGCCGAGGCCGCCGGACGCAGCATCCGGGTCTCGCAGATCGTCTCCGCACTGCGGCAGTCCGACCGATCCCTGGAGATCGCCCGGCTCGCCGTCGCGAACCGCGAGCGGGGTGTGGTCGGCTTCGACATCGCCGGACCCGAGGACGGCTTCCCCGCCTCGGCGCACCGCGAGGCGTTCGATTACTTGGCATCCGAGTTCTTCCCTGTCACCGTGCACGCGGGCGAGGCGGCAGGCCCGGCCTCCATCCGTTCCGCGCTGCTCGACGGGCGCGCGCTGCGCCTGGGCCACGGCGTGCGCATCGCGGAGGATCTGCAGATCATCGAACGGGAGGGCGACGAGGTGCAGGTGCAGTTCGGCGACCTGGCGCGCTGGGTGCGCGACCGGGAGATCCCGCTGGAGCTCGCGCCCAGCTCGAACCTGCAGACCGGGGCCATCGCGCAGTGGGGCGAGGAGATGGCCGACCATCCGTTCGACCTGCTGCACCAGCTGGGCTTCGCCGTCACAGTGAACGCCGACAACCGCACCATGAGTGAGACGTCGCTGACCCGCGAGCTGGCGCTGCTCGTCGACGCGTTCGACTACGACCTCGAGGATCTCGAGACCTTCCAGTTCAACGCGGCATCCGCTGCCTTCCTCCCGGTGGAGGAGCGCGAGGAGCTCGTCGAGATGATCGCCGAGGGCTTCGAGCACTGA
- a CDS encoding BTAD domain-containing putative transcriptional regulator — MARTGGAHRGKFRIEVLGAVRVRADGKDVTPPGRLQRLLVAALAARPGGLPASELCMALWQDSSQAARLHLLVHRTRTAIGSVDLIERTDEGYRLAVASDAIDVRTLESDVPGAPAKVLELLQGEPYAGCEGAFFEEVRAETESTVLGARRCALERAAAGGDDELVLRWVGAAREKSPYDEQLAAVHISSLARIGRVGEALAEYEVLRRRLADELGADPGPSLQALHLRIVSGIVENARPNQQPPAQPTLIGRESALAALDGLGPRNPLAIVSGTGGVGKTALAVAWATKERDRFRDGILHADLGGYGIGAPAEPQAILARFLRTLASPVPHGADTSELASHFRAATDRRRLLVVLDNVRSEAQVRPLLPAGDGPVAIITGREQMLGLGAQFPALSVQLMPLSPDAGAQVARSQCASLDEVAARRLAERCAGLPLAIAVAARAVAAGVHREIVDDADRAGGMLEMLETGDAASDVATVLSWSLEDLDPVARRMFRLLGLVSEPLTRPAIIALAGGDPAAARTAVRRLERANLLIRSTAGRLTMHDLLRELAAREWLAGEVPAIAEVVTTLPEGP; from the coding sequence ATGGCGCGGACCGGAGGAGCGCACAGGGGCAAATTCCGCATCGAGGTGCTCGGTGCGGTGCGCGTGCGCGCCGATGGGAAGGACGTCACTCCTCCAGGCAGGTTGCAGCGCCTCCTCGTCGCGGCGCTCGCCGCGCGACCTGGCGGCCTGCCTGCGTCGGAGCTGTGCATGGCCCTCTGGCAAGACTCCTCCCAGGCCGCACGTCTGCACCTGCTGGTGCACCGCACCCGCACCGCCATCGGATCGGTGGATCTCATCGAACGCACCGATGAGGGCTATCGGCTCGCGGTCGCGTCCGATGCCATCGACGTGCGCACACTGGAATCCGACGTGCCGGGTGCTCCGGCAAAGGTGCTCGAGCTGCTGCAGGGGGAGCCATACGCTGGGTGCGAAGGAGCGTTCTTCGAAGAGGTTCGTGCGGAGACGGAGAGCACCGTGCTCGGGGCGAGACGCTGTGCCTTGGAGCGTGCGGCAGCCGGCGGAGACGACGAGCTCGTGCTGCGCTGGGTCGGTGCGGCACGCGAGAAATCTCCCTACGACGAGCAGCTCGCCGCCGTTCACATCAGCTCGCTCGCTCGCATCGGACGTGTGGGGGAGGCACTCGCGGAGTACGAGGTTCTGCGTCGGCGCCTGGCGGATGAGCTCGGTGCGGACCCGGGCCCGTCATTGCAGGCACTGCACCTGAGGATCGTGTCCGGCATCGTCGAGAACGCGCGCCCGAACCAGCAGCCACCTGCCCAGCCTACGTTGATCGGTCGGGAGAGCGCCTTGGCGGCGTTGGACGGTCTCGGTCCCCGGAACCCGCTGGCGATAGTCAGCGGCACGGGCGGTGTGGGGAAGACGGCGCTCGCCGTGGCATGGGCGACGAAGGAGAGAGACCGATTCCGCGACGGCATCCTCCACGCGGATCTCGGCGGATACGGCATCGGCGCCCCCGCAGAGCCGCAGGCGATCCTCGCCCGCTTCCTGCGCACCCTGGCGTCCCCGGTTCCGCACGGCGCGGACACGTCGGAGCTGGCATCGCACTTCCGCGCCGCGACCGATCGCAGGCGGCTGCTCGTCGTGCTGGACAACGTGCGCTCGGAGGCGCAGGTGCGTCCGCTGCTGCCGGCGGGCGACGGCCCGGTGGCGATCATCACCGGTCGGGAGCAGATGCTCGGGCTCGGCGCGCAGTTCCCCGCCCTCTCCGTGCAGCTGATGCCCCTCTCACCCGACGCCGGCGCGCAGGTGGCGCGCAGCCAGTGTGCGAGCCTCGACGAGGTGGCCGCCCGACGGCTTGCCGAACGCTGCGCTGGTCTGCCGCTGGCGATAGCGGTCGCCGCCCGAGCCGTTGCCGCGGGGGTGCACCGCGAGATCGTGGATGATGCCGACCGCGCAGGGGGGATGCTGGAGATGCTGGAGACGGGAGATGCGGCGTCGGATGTCGCGACCGTGCTGTCCTGGTCTCTGGAGGACCTGGATCCCGTCGCGCGTCGGATGTTCCGACTGCTGGGACTCGTCTCCGAACCGCTGACCAGACCGGCCATCATCGCCCTCGCCGGCGGGGATCCGGCCGCAGCGCGAACCGCGGTCCGGCGACTGGAGCGAGCGAACCTGCTCATCCGATCCACCGCCGGACGCCTGACGATGCACGATCTGCTGCGTGAGCTGGCCGCGCGGGAATGGCTCGCAGGTGAGGTCCCCGCCATCGCCGAGGTCGTCACCACCCTCCCGGAGGGTCCATAA
- a CDS encoding HAD hydrolase family protein, which translates to MSLHIATDLDGTISFAGKRPDATILDALSAFSRREGTAVTIATARSPRVVGEWFGVLGRDLGQVCCNGAIVATERGTVARQGIDPVLVHMLVMWLRDRGEGFCLEYGDRFAASDANALPWMGMDSRITLGETSPMLEDVVKICVATGAIWAETLALLAGDAAEVYPHATGDADIVAGGVNKAAGVRRLHTAGHRLVALGNDRNDLELLLTADAAIVVGDQLPELDACSHVRRVPANPITVVRALQEATELSERIAV; encoded by the coding sequence ATGAGCCTGCACATCGCCACCGACCTCGACGGCACGATCTCGTTCGCCGGGAAGCGTCCCGACGCGACGATCCTGGATGCGCTCAGCGCATTCTCACGCCGCGAAGGTACCGCGGTCACGATCGCGACGGCACGCTCCCCCCGGGTCGTCGGCGAATGGTTCGGAGTACTGGGGCGGGATCTGGGGCAGGTGTGCTGCAACGGCGCCATCGTCGCCACAGAGCGCGGCACCGTCGCCCGCCAGGGGATCGACCCCGTGCTCGTGCACATGCTCGTGATGTGGCTTCGTGACCGCGGCGAGGGCTTCTGCCTGGAGTATGGCGACCGGTTCGCCGCCAGCGACGCGAACGCGCTGCCTTGGATGGGCATGGACTCGCGGATCACTCTCGGTGAGACGTCGCCGATGCTGGAGGACGTTGTGAAGATCTGCGTAGCGACGGGAGCGATCTGGGCCGAGACCCTGGCACTGCTCGCCGGGGATGCGGCAGAGGTGTACCCCCACGCGACCGGCGATGCGGACATCGTCGCCGGCGGCGTCAACAAGGCCGCCGGGGTACGACGGCTGCACACCGCCGGTCACCGGCTGGTGGCACTGGGCAATGATCGCAACGACCTCGAGCTCCTGCTCACAGCCGATGCGGCGATCGTGGTCGGCGACCAGCTGCCCGAGCTGGATGCATGCTCGCATGTAAGACGAGTGCCGGCGAACCCGATCACGGTGGTTCGGGCGCTGCAGGAGGCGACGGAGCTGAGCGAGCGCATCGCGGTGTAG